The Apodemus sylvaticus chromosome 5, mApoSyl1.1, whole genome shotgun sequence genome has a segment encoding these proteins:
- the Chgb gene encoding secretogranin-1: MVQILGDGAERVDEVKVTKDKQQSSGGHQHRELHQQDNESQVFYSFKLASAGLEVCAEELERRRGNTSWTLVPPCLRSTAPGVPCPCLCLLGPYARPHALAELPPAGAASPRACSVTSGLSEGRPRPPLAPGRCTPPALHKSQACAHRATAALRSPHPPSSSYTQLGSGTMQRAMLLCLLGAAALAGEWDFSTPDSSQGWRRWVSPFSSLDPLTCLAFELEDARAVQLFPAFPAGAVQPWEAKRLSVFSAEIKTFFIFSFKAVSSAPVENRDHNEEMVTRCIIEVLSNALSKSSVPTITPECRQVLRKSGKEVKGEEKGENENSKFQVRLLRDPSDASAARWASSREETGAPVEDSQGQRKVDYEKRTEGGGHSRERADDQESLHSPNQQESKEAKIRHSEERGGKEMEEEEEEGKIYPKGAHREDAGEEKKRIEDSGEKSNTLSNKRSEASAKKEESAARADAHSWGLEEKTHSREQSSQESGEEARGQEKPQELTDLDQSLEESEEGEEGAASEVTKRRPRHHHGRSRPNKPSYEGHPLSEERRHAPEESEEADVATAGLGGKGGHHLAHYRASEEEPEYGEELRSYPGFQAPQGLRGPQYRGRGSEEDGAPGPGSEESQDREDKTNHPEPESTANRHGEESEKERSYEGAKGRQHRGRGREPAAYATLDTREEKRLLDEGRYPVHESQIDAAKRFPQSRWQEQEKNYLNYGEEGDPGRWWQQEEQVDPQESREEVGFPDTQYEPYPTAEKRKRLGALFNPYFDPLQWKTSDFEKKGNPDDNFLEDEGEDGNGVTLTEKNFFPEYNYDWWEKRPFSEDVNWGYEKGSFARAPHRGLKRQYSDGVAELDQLLHYRKKAAEFPDFYDSEEEQMGPHQEAENEKDRADRRVLTEEEKKELENLAAMDLELQKIAEKFSQRG, encoded by the exons ATGGTTCAGATTCTGGGGGATGGGGCGGAGAGGGTTGATGAAGTCAAAGTCACAAAAGATAAACAGCAGTCATCTGGTGGCCACCAACACAGGGAATTGCACCAGCAGGACAACG AATCCCAAGTATTCTACAGCTTCAAACTGGCATCTGCAGGCTTGGAGGTGTGCGCGGAGGAGCTGGAGCGCAGGCGCGGCAATACGAGCTGGACCCTTGTGCCTCCTTGCCTGAGATCCACAGCACCTGGCGTCCCGTGTCCCTGCCTGTGCCTGCTGGGACCCTACGCAAGGCCACACGCACTGGCTGAGCTTCCGCCCGCTGGCGCCGCCTCGCCTCGGGCCTGCTCCGTGACGTCAGGGCTGAGCGAGGGGCGCCCCCGCCCGCCGCTCGCCCCCGGGCGCTGCACCCCGCCTGCCCTTCATAAGAGCCAGGCCTGCGCCCACCGCGCCACAGCTGCTCTGCGGAGCCCGCACCCGCCGAGCTCCTCCTACACGCAGCTGGGGAGCGGCACCATGCAGCGGGCCAtgctcctctgcctcctgggcgCAGCAGCTCTGGCCGGTGAGTGGGATTTCAGCACCCCGGACAGCTCCCAGGGCTGGAGGCGTTGGGTTTCACCCTTCTCTTCCCTGGATCCCTTGACTTGCTTGGCTTTTGAGTTGGAGGATGCTAGAGCTGTCCAGCTTTTTCCTGCCTTCCCCGCAGGGGCTGTGCAGCCCTGGGAAGCCAAGCGGCTATCTGTGTTCTCTGCAGAGAT caagacatttttcattttctccttcaaAGCTGTCAGCTCAGCTCCAGTGGAAAACAGGGATCACAATGAAGAAATG GTGACTCGCTGTATTATTGAAGTCCTCTCAAATGCCCTATCCAAGTCCAGTGTTCCAACGATCACCCCAGAGTGCCGGCAAGTCCTGAGGAAGA GTggaaaggaggtcaaaggtgaAGAGAAAGGTGAAAATGAGAATTCCAAGTTTCAAGTACGGTTGCTAAGAGACCCATCTGATGCCTCAGCAGCCCGCTGGGCCTCCAGTAGGGAGGAAACAGGAGCTCCAGTGGAAGACTCGCAAGGCCAGAGGAAGGTAGACTACGAGAAGCGGACAGAAGGCGGAGGACACAGCAGGGAGAGAGCGGATGATCAGGAGAGCCTCCATTCCCCCAACCAACAAGAGTCCAAAGAAGCAAAGATACGCCATTCGGAAGAGAGGGGCGgaaaagagatggaggaagaagaagaagaaggcaagATTTACCCAAAGGGGGCGCATAGGGAAGACGCTGGTGAGGAGAAGAAACGCATTGAAGATTCTGGAGAGAAGTCGAACACCCTCTCCAACAAAAGAAGTGAGGCTTCCGCTAAGAAAGAGGAGTCGGCGGCCAGAGCAGATGCACACTCCTGGGGGTTGGAGGAGAAGACACACAGCAGGGAGCAAAGCAGccaggagagtggagaggaggcaAGGGGGCAGGAGAAACCCCAGGAGCTTACCGACCTCGACCAGAGCCTGGAGGAATCCGAGGAAGGCGAGGAAGGCGCAGCCTCTGAAGTAACCAAGCGCAGACCCAGACACCACCACGGGAGAAGCCGGCCCAACAAGCCTTCTTACGAAGGGCATCCTCTATCTGAGGAAAGGAGACATGCTCCTGAGGAGTCCGAGGAGGCAGATGTGGCCACAGCTGGTTTAGGGGGGAAAGGGGGTCACCATCTAGCTCACTACAGGGCTTCGGAGGAAGAACCTGAATATGGGGAAGAATTGAGAAGCTATCCGGGCTTCCAGGCTCCCCAGGGCCTTCGGGGACCACAGTACCGGGGCAGAGGAAGTGAAGAGGACGGAGCCCCAGGGCCTGGGAGTGAGGAGAGCCAGGACAGGGAGGACAAGACAAACCACCCTGAACCGGAAAGCACAGCAAACAGACACGGTGAAGAAAGCGAGAAAGAGAGGAGCTACGAGGGGGCAAAGGGACGGCAGCACAGAGGCAGGGGCCGGGAGCCCGCAGCCTATGCCACTCTTGACaccagagaagaaaaaaggcTCCTGGATGAAGGGCGCTACCCTGTTCACGAAAGCCAGATAGATGCGGCAAAAAGGTTTCCACAAAGCAGATGGCAAGAACAGGAGAAAAACTACCTCAACTATGGCGAGGAAGGGGACCCAGGGAGATGGtggcagcaggaagagcaggtAGACCCACAAGAAAGCCGGGAGGAAGTGGGGTTTCCAGACACACAGTATGAGCCCTACCCCACCGCTGAAAAGAGGAAGAGGTTAGGGGCGCTGTTCAACCCGTACTTTGACCCTCTCCAGTGGAAGACTAGTGACTTTGAGAAAAAAGGCAACCCAGATGACAATTTTCTTGAGGATGAAGGTGAAGACGGAAACGGAGTGACCTTGACTGAGAAGAATTTCTTCCCAGAGTACAACTATGACTGGTGGGAGAAAAGGCCCTTTTCGGAGGACGTGAACTGGGGATATGAGAAGGGAAGCTTTGCCAGGGCCCCTCACCGGGGCTTGAAGAGGCAATACAGCGACGGGGTGGCAGAGCTGGACCAGCTCCTTCACTACAGGAAGAAGGCAGCCGAATTTCCTGACTTCTACGACTCGGAGGAGGAGCAGATGGGGCCTCACCAGGAGGCCGAAAATGAAAAGGACAGGGCTGACCGGAGGGTTCTGACCGAGGAAGAG aaaaaGGAACTGGAGAACTTGGCCGCCATGGATCTGGAATTGCAGAAGATAGCGGAAAAGTTCAGTCAGCGGGGCTGA
- the Trmt6 gene encoding tRNA (adenine(58)-N(1))-methyltransferase non-catalytic subunit TRM6, protein METSAAEQPSSQPPHLGDHCIHDGDFVVLKREDVFKAVQVQRRKKVTFEKQWFYLDNAIGHSYGSTFEVSSGGSLQLRKKLEEPTSETKEAGTDNRNIVDDGKSQKLTQDDIKALKDKGIKGEEIVQQLIENSTTFRDKTEFAQDKYIKKKKKKYEAIVTILKPSTRILSIMYYAREPGKINHMRYDTLAQMLTLGNIRAGNKMIVMETCSGLVLGAMMERMGGFGSIIQLYPGDGPVRAATACFGFPKSFLSGLYEFPLNKVNSLLKGTFSAEMLCSEPKDSTAVEASNGELEEKPSAEQADEDSLVDAPESNAAQQRPVESVPGDPEDKEPKEKRSKRDYIQEKQRRQEEQRKRHMEAAALLRERNADGLIVASRFHPTPLLLSLLDFVAPSRPFVVYCQYKEPLLECYTKLRERGGVINLRLSETWLRNYQVLPDRSHPKLLMSGGGGYLLSGFTVVSDSLRADPGLKACAATLDSHKAEEPAAKKQKCVESAS, encoded by the exons ATGGAGACATCAGCAGCGGAGCAGCCGAGCTCACAGCCCCCGCATCTCGGGGACCACTGCATCCATGACGGCGACTTCGTGGTGCTGAAGCGAGAAGATGTGTTCAAAGCAGTGCAAGTCCAGCGGAGAAA AAAAGTAACTTTTGAAAAACAGTGGTTCTACCTGGATAACGCCATTGGCCATAGTTATGGATCAACATTTGAAGTGAGCAGCGGAGGAAGTCTTCAACTCAGGAAGAAGCTGGAAGAGCCCACATCAG AGACCAAAGAAGCGGGCACTGATAATCGAAATATAGTTGATGATGGAAAGTCCCAGAAACTTACTCAAGATGATATAAAAGCTCTGAAAGACAAGGGCATTAAAGGAGAG GAAATAGTTCAGCAGCTAATTGAAAATAGTACAACATTCCGAGACAAGACAGAATTTGCCCaagataaatatattaaaaagaagaagaaaaa ATATGAAGCCATCGTTACTATCTTGAAGCCATCTACCCGTATTCTTTCAATTATGTATTATGCAAGAGAACCTGGAAAAATTAA ccACATGAGATATGATACACTAGCTCAGATGTTGACGTTGGGAAATATCCGTGCTGGCAATAAAATGATTGTCATGGAAACGTGTTCGGGCTTGGTACTAGGTGCCATGATGGAACGAATGGGAG GCTTTGGCTCCATTATTCAGCTGTACCCTGGAGACGGGCCTGTTCGGGCAGCAACAGCTTGTTTTGGATTTCCCAAATCTTTCCTCAGTGGTCTTTATGAATTCCCTCTCAACAAAGTAAACAGTCTCCTCAAAGGAACATTTTCTGCTGAGATGTTGTGCTCAGAGCCTAAAGACAGCACTGCAGTTGAAGCAAGTAACGGGGAGCTTGAGGAGAAACCGAGCGCTGAGCAAGCAGATGAAGACAGCCTTGTGGATGCCCCAGAAAGCAACGCAGCGCAACAGAGGCCGGTGGAAAGTGTTCCTGGGGACCCAGAAGACAAGGAgcctaaagaaaaaagaagcaaaagagaTTAT ATTCAGGAAAAGCAAAGGAGACAAGAAGAGCAGAGGAAAAGACACATGGAGGCTGCCGCTCTGCTGAGAGAAAGAAATGCAGATGG TTTGATTGTGGCCAGTCGTTTCCACCCCACACCGCTGCTGCTGTCTTTACTAGATTTTGTGGCCCCGTCAAGGCCGTTTGTGGTCTATTGTCAGTATAAAGAG CCTTTATTGGAATGCTACACAAAACTTCGGGAGAGGGGAGGAGTCATTAACCTAAGGCTGTCTGAAACCTGGCTCAGAAATTACCAG GTTCTGCCAGATCGGAGTCATCCCAAATTGTTGATGAGTGGAGGTGGAGGGTACCTCCTGTCAGGATTCACTGTGGTCTCAGACAGCCTTCGAGCAGACCCTGGCCTCAAGGCCTGTGCAGCCACTTTAGACTCGCACAAGGCTGAGGAGCCAGCAGCTAAAAAACAGAAATGTGTGGAATCTGCCTCTTAA